One region of Chaetodon auriga isolate fChaAug3 chromosome 5, fChaAug3.hap1, whole genome shotgun sequence genomic DNA includes:
- the eeig1a gene encoding early estrogen-induced gene 1 protein: MAFFVKKKKFKFQTHLTLEELTAVPFVNGVLFCKLRLLDGDFVATSSREEVQENCVRWRKRFTFVSKMSANPHTGVLDPSVCRVSVRKELKGGKAYTKLGFTDLNMAEFAGSGSTVRCCLLEGYDTKNTRQDNSILKVIIGMTLLSGDPCFKTPPSTAKSISIPGREHTLQLDCKGEGTAEPGPAGGVSLGRAAKPRPSIISSGLLEESEVNLPGPAEVFQSGHSRNSSYASQHSKISGYSTEHSCSSSLSDLTHRRNTSTGSSTSGGLGFTADTPTEGDKDAGRPERPPRPPRPVLPPNRPPRRKQDSVESHPSWVNDTRMDADDIVEKIVQSQNFADINNAEDSNLRLFVSRDGTTALSGIRLGNRVSAGGYEPVVIESH; the protein is encoded by the exons ATGGCTTTCTTcgtgaaaaagaagaaattcaaGTTTCAGACCCACCTGACCCTGGAGGAGCTGACCGCGGTGCCTTTTGTCAACGGAGTGTTGTTCTGCAAGCTGCGGCTGCTGGATGGAGACTTTGTCGCCACTTCTTCCAG AGAGGAGGTTCAAGAGAACTGTGTTCGCTGGAGGAAGAGGTTTACCTTTGTGTCTAAAATGAGTGCCAACCCCCACACCGGAGTCCTGGATCCTTCTGTCTGCAGGGTGTCAGTCAGGAAG GAACTCAAAGGAGGAAAAGCATATACGAAG CTGGGCTTCACAGACCTCAACATGGCGGAGTTTGCGGGTTCTGGCTCCACTGTgcgctgctgtctgctggaggGATACGACACCAAGAACACGCGGCAGGACAACTCCATACTGAAG GTGATCATCGGGATGACCCTCCTGTCTGGAGATCCGTGTTTTAAAAC gcCTCCCAGCACAGCAAAGTCCATCTCCATCCCAGGACGAGAACACACCCTGCAGCTGGACTGTAAGGGGGAGGGGACGGCCGAGCCTGGGCCGGCTGGAGGGGTTTCTCTGGGCCGAGCCGCCAAGCCTCGACCCTCCATCATCAGCTCAG GTCTTCTTGAAGAATCAGAAGTGAACCTGCCCGGTCCCGCGGAGGTCTTCCAGTCCGGACACTCTCGTAACTCCAGCTACGCCAGCCAGCACAGCAAAATCTCAG GCTACAGCACTGAGcactcctgctcctccagcctgtcAGACCTCACGCATCGCAGGAACACCTCCACAGGAAGCAGCACCTCTGGGGGCTTGGGCTTCACTGCTGACACACCTACGGAGGGCGACAAGGACGCTGGACGTCCTGAAAGACCCCCTCGACCCCCGCGGCCTGTGTTACCTCCTAACAGGCCCCCCAG GAGGAAGCAGGACTCGGTGGAGAGTCACCCCTCGTGGGTAAACGACACTCGCATGGATGCTGATGACATTGTGGAGAAAATTGTCCAAAGCCAGAACTTTGCAGATATCAACAACGCTGAAG ACAGCAACCTGcgtctgtttgtcagcagagATGGAACCACTGCGCTCAGCGGCATCAGGCTTGGAAACAG GGTGTCTGCAGGTGGGTACGAGCCTGTGGTGATAGAGAGCCATTAA